The region TTGCCATGCGCGGCCGTGATGATGAAATCCGGGTCTTCTACAATGTCTGCCAGCATCGCGCGCACCAACTGATCAAGGGCCGTGGCCGCGCCCCTTCTATTGTCTGCCCATATCATGCGTGGAGCTATAATTTTGATGGTAGCTTGCGTACAGCTCCAAATATCGATGTCGTCGACGGCGTGGACACGTCACGCATCTGCCTTACCGAAGTGCGGGCTGAAGAATTCCTCGGCTTCGTTTTCATCAATCTCGACCCGGATGCCGCCCCGATGGACGAATGGTTTCCGAATGCACGGGCTGAGCTCATGGAATGGGTGCCGAACTGGGCTGAACTCAGGCCCCTTGAATGGGTGGAAGTGGAAGAGAGATGCAACTGGAAGGTTTCGGTTGAGAATTATTCGGAATGCTACCATTGCTCGCTTAACCATCCGACCTTTTCAAATGGTGTTGTCAAGCCCGAAACCTATGATATCCAGCCGCAAGGGAAATGCCTGAGGCATACGACGGAATGCCAGAACCTTGCCGACATGACTTATGATATCCAGTCCGGTTTTGCCCACCATGACCAGTATTCGAGCTGGTTTCTGTGGCCGATGTTCAGTTTTCAGGTCTATCCGGGCAACGTGCTCAACACCTATCACTGGCGCTCCATTGGTGTCGACCGCGTCATTGTCTGGCGCGGCTGGTATTCTGCCGGAGGCGCCGAAAACGCGACGGTGCGCAAACTTGCCATTCAGGACCGGCAGACCACGGTTGAGGAAGATATCCATCTCGTCGAGTCCGTCCAGCGCGGGCTTAAATCTCGTGGATATCGCCCGGGCCCGCTCGTGATTGATCCCGAATGCGGCGTCAATTCAGAGCACCCGATCATGCATCTGCAACGCTGGATACGGGAGGCGGTTGAGCCTGCCAAAGACCCCGGGGCATGATCTGCGGAGGTAATGAGATGAGATACTACCAGAACTATATCAACGGCAAATACATCGATGGTGGCGCAGGAAGGATTGACGTGACCAATCCGGCCACTGGTGAGGTGATTGGCCAGCATGCGCTTGCTGATGCGGCGGATGTGGACAAGGCGGTGGCCGCTGCGCGCGCCCTTCACGTGTCGGGACGGTTTTCCGGCTTAAGGCCGGTGGAACGCGGGCGCATGGTGCAAGCCATGGGCCGATATCTTCTGACAGAGAAGGATGAGCTCGCGGCACTCCTTACGCTCGAGCAGGGCAAACCCCTATGGGAGAGCCATATCGAGATCGAAGGAGCGGCCCGGTATTTCGAATATTACGGCAATCAGGCGGAAACCGTTGAAGGCAGATCAATCCCCCTCGGGGATGGGTATCTTGATTTCACGGTACATGAACCTTACGGCGTTTCCGCCCAGATCATCCCGTGGAACTATCCGGTTGAAATGACCGCCCGTTCACTTTCAGCGGCGCTTGCCACCGGCAATGCCACGGTCATCAAGTCCCCTGAACTCACCCCGCTCACCCATTACATCTTTGCCCGCGCCGCCGAAACTGCCGGCCTGCCGGATGGGGCCGTCAATTTCCTCTGCGGTCTTGGGCATGAGGCTGGCGCGGCGCTTGCGTCCCATCCCGGGGTCAACCAGATCGTCTTCACGGGATCGGTGGCGACCGGCATCGCGATTGCTACCGCGGCAGCGCAAAATATCGTCCCCGCTGTGCTTGAACTAGGGGGCAAATCGGCTGCGATCGTGCATGAAGATGCGGATCTTGACGCGTTTGAACATGACCTCCGCTGGGGGATCTTCTTCAATGCAGGGCAGGTCTGCTCGGCCATGTCGCGGGTTATCGTGCATTCATCCCGACATCAGGAGATGCTGGAACGGGCGGCGAAGGTAGCCAATTCCCTCAAGGTGGATGAGGGCAGCAACCTGCCCGAGTTTGGCGCCAATATGGGGGCGATGGTCTCAACCGCCCAACGTGACCGCGCCGAAGCCATGATCGCCAACGCCGAATGCGAAGGGGCGAAGATTATCACCGGCGGGCATCGGCTCAACCGCGAAGGGGCGTTTCTCGAGCCCACCATCCTTGCCTGTGAGGCCGATACAAGCATCGCCCGAGAAGAAGTCTTCGGCCCGGTCCTGAGCGTCATCAGTTTTGATGATGACGAGGACGCCATCGCCAAGGCAAATTCAACCGAATACGGGCTGGTGGCAGGGATCTTCACACGTGATCTTGACCGCGCAACGGCCGCGGCTAGCCGCCTAAGAGCCGGGCAGGTTTTTGTCAATGAATGGTATGCCGGCGGGGTTGAAACGCCTTTCGGTGGCTATGGCAAATCCGGCTATGGCCGCGAGAAGGGCCGCGAAGCTTTATGGAATTACGTGCAGACCAAGAACATCGCCATCCGCTGTCGTCAGCACTGACCCAAACCAGACAATCAAAACACACCGAGAGACATTTCACATAAAATATAATTGGCATGTAACAAGATCAGTTTTCAGCAATCTGCAATATACGTAGCAGCCTTGTCAGCCAGCCCTGTACGATATTGGAGTATTGAGAGCTTATCTGTACCCCTATCAAATATATAGAGTTCAATAGTTGACAAAACTAAGGATAAGAAAATCATAGTAGAACCTTCAGAGAGAAGGATAACATTTCCACCTGAGTTTTTAATGCTTTTTCCAGCACCAAACTCTATATCGTAAGAACCATCTGACTCCCTAATTAATCTATTTACCCCACCACTATAACCATCGTTCACCCAGCGACCACTAGTATCTAAAGTATTAGGGAAATAATAGGCTTTTCCGTGTGCCTCACCACAACTAATAATTGTTTCAGCACTCACTTCGGATATTAGCGTTAAAGGTATAATTGCAATAACTAGTTGAAGTTTTTTGTAAAATTCCTGTATTTTTGCCATTTTCTATCCCCCTCTAGAGTTTTGCTAAAAATTTTTTAGGCTTAAATCGAAAACAATAAGTGTTCAGAATAAGTTAAAAAAATGAATATTTTATTAATTTTTCAATTTTTTATAGCTGTAATCAATCGAAATAATTAACTCAATAATAGAATGTATATTTTGGTAAAAAATAGAGCCAGAGAATGATTTCTAATCTTGCTTACGCGCTTGAACCTTGTGACCCCTCAATCTTATGAAATTATCCCCGGAAAAATCATATTTTCAGAATGAGCATGGGTTTCCAGAAAGTGCGGAATAGCCCGACCTTGGGGCAGCGGTTCATCACTACCTGGGGTCAGATCGGCGTAATCGATCATAAAGCCGCGCGGTTGGCTAAAGACGCCGACCTCAGGACTCGCGTATCCGGGCCCGCAGCATTCCATGATCTTATCTCCCTTGCCGTACCCTATGAAAGCCTGAGGCAGATTTCATCATAGGCATGACGCCGCGTGATCTTGCCGTCATGGGCGAAGATATCGAGCATGGCCTCAAACCCCGCATCGGTGATATGCATCTCCGGTGGCCAGCACCCCATATTCTGATAAGCGGCGATGCAATCGGCCAGCACATCCTCATCAATATTTGGGAAAAGAGGCTTTTCTGCTTTGGCGATATCCCGTGCCGAGGTCGTGTTCATATAGACCCTTGTCTTGGCATAGGCCCGCATGAACGCCGCCCCCTCCGCGCTCACAAGCCATTCGGGCATGGCCGCGAGGCTGGAAAACGCGCAAGACCCAACCATCGGGCCGAGCGCGGCCACGATAAAGCCGATACCATCGGCTTCGAGTTGTTGCGGGGCCGGGCCTTGCTGGTGGATATACTGCCCCCTGCCTTCCCGGAAGGCGGCGTCCATCTCCTTGGCGTTGCCGGCATCGATCATTTTAATGCGCGAGATATCTATCCCCGCCTTGTGGCAGGCATATTTGAACATGGTCATGGGCTGGCCACCGTGATGCACCAGCACCTCCGCGCCCTCGAGGGAAGACCAGGAAAAATCCGGATCAACCTCACGTCCGGTGAGGAAGAACCCGTCCATATCGTTGATCAGCGCGAAATGCCTAGCCTTGGGTGCCTCGCCTTTTTCAAGGGACGAAAACCCCTGACTGATGGTGGACTGAACGACATGGGCTGTACCATCATCCAGCGCTTTTAATGCCGAGACGCCAGGCTTGGCGACGCTCCAGTCACACTCAACCCCCTCTTCTTCCAGAAACCCGCCGGTGATTGTTGAGATCAACGGAGAATAGAACGCGGAAAACAGGGTAAACTGGATATGTATCTTGGCCATGGGTGCAATGCTCAAATGGTTGGATCAACCCTTATACCATCATTTTTTGACCACCGATGCAATGGGGGGTGTTGGTGGGCAGGCTGTATTTAACATAGACAATATCATTTGGGTTGAGGGTGTGTATAATCGCTACAGGAAGAATATAGAGAACATGAATCCAATATAGTAAGGCTTTAATCGATGAAAAAAGCACTGATCACGGGTGTGACGGGGCAGGACGGGGCGTATCTAGCGCGGTTGAGATCGCGGCTGGCGGAAATGGGGGTGCAGCTGGCGCGGGTGATCTCGAAGCGGTGAAAGCAGCGGTCATGTCGGCAATTGCCGAAAACCTGGCACAGTTCAAACACCCGCGCGAGATCGTTTTTGTCGACAGCCTCCCACAAAATAGCATGGGCAAGGTCCAGAAAAACATTCTCCGCGATGCGTATAAGGGGGTGATGGACCGGGGGTAGGGTGATTGCAGGATGATGCCTTAAGAAGTCAGTCAAAAAAATGAATGAATTTAAAGTTGTTCTGTATCAATTCACCAAATATACATAGAAGTGGTATAGAAATGCTTGTTTTTCT is a window of Alphaproteobacteria bacterium LSUCC0684 DNA encoding:
- a CDS encoding aromatic ring-hydroxylating dioxygenase subunit alpha, whose product is MSQPILSLEAQFYTDPQIFEIEQRGLLSETWQFGCHASDIPSPGSYICFEIAGESLFAMRGRDDEIRVFYNVCQHRAHQLIKGRGRAPSIVCPYHAWSYNFDGSLRTAPNIDVVDGVDTSRICLTEVRAEEFLGFVFINLDPDAAPMDEWFPNARAELMEWVPNWAELRPLEWVEVEERCNWKVSVENYSECYHCSLNHPTFSNGVVKPETYDIQPQGKCLRHTTECQNLADMTYDIQSGFAHHDQYSSWFLWPMFSFQVYPGNVLNTYHWRSIGVDRVIVWRGWYSAGGAENATVRKLAIQDRQTTVEEDIHLVESVQRGLKSRGYRPGPLVIDPECGVNSEHPIMHLQRWIREAVEPAKDPGA
- a CDS encoding aldehyde dehydrogenase family protein; protein product: MRYYQNYINGKYIDGGAGRIDVTNPATGEVIGQHALADAADVDKAVAAARALHVSGRFSGLRPVERGRMVQAMGRYLLTEKDELAALLTLEQGKPLWESHIEIEGAARYFEYYGNQAETVEGRSIPLGDGYLDFTVHEPYGVSAQIIPWNYPVEMTARSLSAALATGNATVIKSPELTPLTHYIFARAAETAGLPDGAVNFLCGLGHEAGAALASHPGVNQIVFTGSVATGIAIATAAAQNIVPAVLELGGKSAAIVHEDADLDAFEHDLRWGIFFNAGQVCSAMSRVIVHSSRHQEMLERAAKVANSLKVDEGSNLPEFGANMGAMVSTAQRDRAEAMIANAECEGAKIITGGHRLNREGAFLEPTILACEADTSIAREEVFGPVLSVISFDDDEDAIAKANSTEYGLVAGIFTRDLDRATAAASRLRAGQVFVNEWYAGGVETPFGGYGKSGYGREKGREALWNYVQTKNIAIRCRQH
- a CDS encoding ABC transporter substrate-binding protein, translating into MAKIHIQFTLFSAFYSPLISTITGGFLEEEGVECDWSVAKPGVSALKALDDGTAHVVQSTISQGFSSLEKGEAPKARHFALINDMDGFFLTGREVDPDFSWSSLEGAEVLVHHGGQPMTMFKYACHKAGIDISRIKMIDAGNAKEMDAAFREGRGQYIHQQGPAPQQLEADGIGFIVAALGPMVGSCAFSSLAAMPEWLVSAEGAAFMRAYAKTRVYMNTTSARDIAKAEKPLFPNIDEDVLADCIAAYQNMGCWPPEMHITDAGFEAMLDIFAHDGKITRRHAYDEICLRLS